A single genomic interval of Streptomyces sp. BA2 harbors:
- a CDS encoding amino acid ABC transporter permease — MSVTEQKPASDVAKDDFGALKVVPVRHPWRWAAVVATAVLVAQFAHGLATNSGWEWEVFAEFFTADVILKAVWVTLQLTFYGTALGFALGIVIAFMRLSASPFLKAVAFAYIWAFRSIPLIVQLLFWFNLAYLYKELQFGIPFGPGFFSFDTMGLVGAMSAAVLGLALHQAAYAAEIVRAGVLSVDGRQLEAAAALGIPRLRQIRRIVLPQAMRSILPNAANEIISLFKGTSIVSVMAIGELFYQVQVIYGRNGRVVPLLMVATAWYVLLTSALSILQHYVERHFSKGASR, encoded by the coding sequence ATGAGCGTGACGGAGCAGAAGCCGGCCAGTGACGTCGCGAAGGACGACTTCGGCGCGCTGAAGGTCGTCCCCGTGCGCCACCCCTGGCGCTGGGCCGCCGTTGTCGCGACCGCCGTCCTCGTGGCCCAGTTCGCGCACGGCCTCGCCACCAACTCCGGCTGGGAATGGGAGGTGTTCGCCGAGTTCTTCACCGCGGACGTGATCCTCAAGGCGGTCTGGGTCACCCTCCAGCTCACCTTCTACGGAACGGCTCTCGGCTTCGCGCTCGGCATCGTGATCGCCTTCATGCGGCTCTCTGCCAGCCCCTTCCTCAAGGCCGTGGCCTTCGCCTACATCTGGGCGTTCCGGTCGATCCCGCTGATCGTGCAGCTGCTGTTCTGGTTCAACCTCGCCTATCTCTACAAGGAGTTGCAGTTCGGGATCCCGTTCGGGCCCGGCTTCTTCTCCTTCGACACGATGGGGCTCGTCGGCGCGATGAGCGCGGCGGTCCTCGGACTCGCCCTGCACCAGGCCGCGTACGCCGCCGAGATCGTGCGCGCGGGCGTACTGTCCGTCGACGGCAGGCAGTTGGAGGCGGCGGCCGCGCTCGGCATCCCCCGGCTGCGGCAGATCCGCCGCATCGTCCTTCCGCAGGCGATGCGCTCGATCCTGCCCAACGCCGCCAACGAGATCATCTCCCTCTTCAAGGGCACCTCGATCGTCTCCGTGATGGCGATCGGCGAGCTCTTCTACCAGGTGCAGGTCATCTACGGCCGCAACGGCCGCGTCGTGCCGCTCCTGATGGTCGCCACCGCCTGGTACGTCCTGCTGACCAGCGCCCTCTCCATCCTCCAGCACTACGTCGAACGTCACTTCTCGAAGGGGGCATCGCGATGA
- a CDS encoding helix-turn-helix transcriptional regulator has protein sequence MLETSARLLRLLSLLQAHRDWSGADLADRLGVTPRTVRRDVDRLRELGYPVNASPGTGGGYQLGAGAELPPLLLDDDEAVAVAVGLRTAAGHGIEGIGETSVRALTKLEQVLPSRLRRRVGALTAFTVPMLRSPQPQAVDPSVLTELAHACRDAERLRFDYRDHGGSSTRRTVEPHRLVCTERRWYLVAWDVDRDDWRTFRADRITPKPPHGPRFAPRTPPADDLAAYVSQGVSTRVYAAQAVFRLLVPLEEAAQRVTPHRTAQLGEGPPEPGPGPGCSVCGSGYCAWGGWNAANSGWCRSNAGDSERIRGSVTKLWRGTGQEVAHSRERP, from the coding sequence ATGTTGGAGACCTCCGCACGACTGCTCCGCCTGCTCTCGCTGCTGCAGGCCCACCGCGACTGGTCGGGCGCGGACCTGGCCGACCGGCTCGGCGTGACCCCGCGCACCGTGCGGCGCGACGTGGACCGGCTCCGCGAACTCGGCTACCCCGTCAACGCGAGCCCCGGCACGGGCGGCGGCTACCAGCTCGGCGCGGGCGCGGAGCTGCCGCCGCTGCTCCTTGACGACGACGAGGCGGTCGCCGTGGCCGTCGGCCTGCGCACCGCCGCCGGACACGGCATCGAGGGCATCGGCGAGACCTCCGTACGCGCCCTGACCAAGCTGGAGCAGGTCCTGCCGAGCAGGCTGCGGCGCAGGGTGGGCGCCCTGACGGCGTTCACCGTGCCGATGCTTCGAAGCCCCCAGCCGCAGGCCGTCGACCCCTCGGTCCTGACCGAACTGGCCCACGCCTGCCGGGACGCGGAGCGTCTGCGCTTCGACTACCGCGACCACGGCGGCAGTTCGACCCGCCGCACCGTCGAACCGCACCGCCTTGTCTGCACCGAGCGCCGCTGGTATCTGGTCGCCTGGGACGTCGACCGCGACGACTGGCGTACGTTCCGCGCGGACCGCATCACACCGAAGCCCCCGCACGGACCGCGCTTCGCGCCGCGCACCCCGCCGGCCGACGACCTCGCCGCGTACGTCTCCCAGGGCGTCTCCACGCGTGTGTACGCCGCACAGGCGGTGTTCCGGCTCCTGGTGCCCCTGGAGGAGGCGGCCCAGCGGGTCACGCCTCACCGAACGGCTCAGCTCGGCGAGGGACCTCCTGAGCCGGGCCCTGGACCGGGGTGTTCGGTCTGCGGGTCCGGGTACTGCGCCTGGGGCGGATGGAACGCGGCGAACTCCGGATGGTGCAGGTCGAACGCCGGGGACTCGGAGCGGATCCGGGGCAGCGTGACGAAGTTGTGGCGCGGCACCGGGCAGGAGGTGGCCCACTCCAGGGAGCGGCCATAG
- a CDS encoding acyl-CoA dehydrogenase family protein, whose amino-acid sequence MSASARTPLPPFDPADPLGIDDLLEPEDLAIRETVRTWAADRVMPHIADWYEKGELPGIRELARELGSIGALGMSLEGYGCAGASSVQYGLACLELEAADSGIRSLVSVQGSLAMYAIHRFGSEEQKQRWLPGMAAGEIIGCFGLTEPDHGSDPASMRTFAKKDGTDWVLTGRKMWITNGSVAGVAVVWAHTDDGIRGFVVPTETPGFSAPEIKHKWSLRASVTSELVLDEVRLPADAVLPEVTGLKGPLSCLSHARYGIVWGAMGAARSSFEAAVEYSKTREQFGRPIGGFQLTQAKLADMAVELHKGILLAHHLGRRLDAGRLRPEQVSFGKLNNVREAIEICRTSRTILGANGISLEYPVMRHATNLESVLTYEGTVEMHQLVLGKALTGLDAFR is encoded by the coding sequence ATGTCCGCAAGCGCCCGCACCCCTCTGCCGCCCTTCGACCCCGCCGACCCCCTCGGTATCGACGACCTCCTGGAGCCGGAGGACCTGGCGATCCGCGAGACCGTCCGCACCTGGGCGGCCGACCGCGTCATGCCGCACATCGCCGACTGGTACGAGAAGGGCGAACTGCCCGGCATCCGCGAGCTCGCCCGTGAGCTCGGCTCGATCGGCGCGCTCGGCATGTCCCTGGAGGGCTACGGCTGCGCCGGGGCGAGCTCCGTCCAGTACGGGCTCGCCTGTCTGGAGCTGGAGGCCGCCGACTCCGGCATCCGCTCGCTCGTCTCCGTGCAGGGCTCCCTCGCCATGTACGCCATCCACCGCTTCGGCTCCGAGGAGCAGAAGCAGCGCTGGCTGCCCGGCATGGCCGCGGGCGAGATCATCGGCTGCTTCGGCCTGACCGAGCCCGACCACGGGTCCGACCCGGCGTCCATGCGCACCTTCGCCAAGAAGGACGGCACCGACTGGGTGCTCACCGGACGCAAGATGTGGATCACCAACGGCTCCGTGGCCGGGGTCGCCGTGGTCTGGGCGCACACCGACGACGGGATCAGGGGCTTCGTCGTCCCCACCGAGACCCCCGGCTTCTCGGCCCCCGAGATCAAGCACAAGTGGTCGCTGCGCGCGAGCGTCACCAGTGAGCTGGTCCTTGACGAGGTACGACTGCCGGCCGACGCCGTGCTTCCCGAGGTCACCGGACTCAAGGGCCCCCTGAGCTGCCTCTCCCACGCGCGCTACGGCATCGTCTGGGGAGCCATGGGCGCCGCCCGCTCCTCCTTCGAGGCCGCCGTCGAATACTCCAAGACCCGCGAGCAGTTCGGCAGGCCCATCGGCGGCTTCCAGCTCACCCAGGCCAAGCTCGCCGACATGGCGGTCGAGCTGCACAAGGGCATCCTGCTCGCGCACCACCTCGGCCGCCGCCTGGACGCGGGAAGGCTCCGCCCCGAACAGGTCAGCTTCGGCAAGCTCAACAACGTACGAGAAGCGATCGAGATCTGCCGCACGTCCCGGACGATCCTGGGTGCGAACGGGATCTCGCTGGAGTACCCCGTGATGCGGCATGCGACAAATCTCGAATCGGTGCTCACCTATGAGGGCACCGTCGAGATGCATCAACTCGTGTTGGGCAAGGCGCTCACCGGCCTTGACGCCTTCCGGTGA
- a CDS encoding MFS transporter has product MSGSTTATAPSGRRVPGSQGGANRWLVLVVLCVSLLLVAVDATVLHVAVPAVTEDLKPGGIELLWIVDVYPLVCASLLILFGTLGDRVGRRRVLLLGYALFGVASAVAAMADNAQILIAARALLGVGGAMIMPATLSILRQVFPDRRERAVAIGVWSAVAGIGAAGGPLLGGFLLEHFWWGSVFLINIPLMLVSLPIGRWLLPESTGDRDGPWDVVGALMAAAGLFGLVFAVKRAGGGESPFGMTTLLSFFLGAALLVGFVRRQRRRKHPLIDLSMFARPAFSTSLGCIVLAMLALVGLELVAAQYLQLVLGLSPLETGMRLVPLTVAAMAAGLAGSKLLHRFGPRTMVASGFTLTAAAVVVLTGMGDQANDPLLLFSFVLLGLGLQTTLFGSYESMLSEAPQSQAGGAAAIGETSYQLGAGIGIALLGSVMNAAYAPGLSSVQGVPAKESAAASHSLGEAYEVASGLGGGAGEALRTAARESFVHGLHVTLLVSAGLLLLGALMALKLPRTMECGAPAARPEQGVPAPRGEAGVPVESVR; this is encoded by the coding sequence ATGTCGGGTTCAACCACGGCCACCGCTCCTTCCGGCCGTCGGGTACCCGGGTCGCAGGGCGGCGCCAACCGCTGGCTGGTGCTCGTCGTTCTCTGCGTAAGCCTGCTGCTCGTCGCCGTCGACGCCACCGTTCTGCACGTGGCGGTGCCCGCCGTCACCGAGGACCTGAAGCCGGGTGGCATCGAGCTGCTGTGGATCGTGGACGTTTATCCACTGGTCTGCGCCTCGCTGCTCATCCTCTTCGGCACGCTCGGTGACCGGGTGGGCCGCAGACGGGTGCTCCTCCTCGGCTATGCCCTCTTCGGCGTGGCATCGGCCGTGGCCGCCATGGCCGACAACGCCCAGATCCTGATCGCGGCCCGCGCCCTGCTCGGCGTCGGCGGCGCGATGATCATGCCCGCGACGCTCTCGATCCTCCGCCAGGTCTTCCCCGACCGGCGTGAGCGCGCCGTCGCCATCGGTGTGTGGAGCGCGGTGGCCGGAATCGGCGCTGCGGGCGGGCCGCTGCTCGGCGGCTTCCTGCTCGAGCACTTCTGGTGGGGCTCGGTCTTCCTGATAAACATCCCGCTGATGCTGGTCAGCCTGCCCATCGGGCGCTGGCTGCTTCCCGAGTCGACGGGCGACCGCGACGGGCCGTGGGACGTGGTCGGCGCGCTGATGGCCGCGGCCGGTCTCTTCGGGCTCGTGTTCGCGGTGAAGCGGGCGGGCGGCGGAGAGTCGCCGTTCGGCATGACCACCCTCCTCTCGTTCTTCCTGGGCGCGGCCCTCCTGGTCGGTTTCGTCCGCAGGCAGCGGCGGCGCAAGCATCCGCTCATAGACCTGTCGATGTTCGCGCGGCCCGCGTTCAGCACCTCGCTCGGCTGCATCGTGCTCGCGATGCTCGCCCTGGTGGGCCTCGAACTGGTCGCCGCGCAGTACCTCCAGCTGGTGCTCGGCCTCTCCCCGCTGGAGACCGGCATGCGGCTCGTGCCGCTCACCGTCGCCGCGATGGCCGCGGGCCTCGCCGGATCGAAGCTCCTGCACCGCTTCGGCCCGCGCACGATGGTCGCGTCCGGCTTCACCCTGACCGCGGCGGCCGTGGTGGTGCTCACCGGCATGGGCGACCAGGCCAACGACCCGCTCCTGCTCTTCAGCTTCGTACTGCTCGGCCTCGGCCTGCAGACCACGCTCTTCGGGTCGTACGAGTCGATGCTCAGCGAGGCGCCCCAGTCGCAGGCGGGCGGCGCCGCCGCGATCGGCGAGACCTCGTACCAGCTGGGCGCCGGCATCGGCATCGCGCTCCTCGGCAGCGTCATGAACGCGGCGTACGCGCCGGGCCTCTCGTCCGTGCAGGGCGTCCCGGCCAAGGAGAGCGCCGCCGCGAGCCACTCGCTCGGCGAAGCGTACGAAGTCGCTTCGGGCCTCGGTGGCGGGGCGGGCGAGGCACTGCGCACCGCCGCGCGCGAGTCCTTCGTGCACGGGCTGCACGTGACCCTGCTGGTCAGCGCGGGGCTGCTGCTGCTCGGCGCGCTCATGGCGCTGAAGCTGCCGCGGACCATGGAGTGCGGGGCGCCTGCGGCGCGGCCTGAGCAGGGGGTCCCGGCGCCCCGAGGGGAGGCGGGGGTTCCTGTGGAGTCCGTCCGCTGA
- a CDS encoding phosphatase PAP2 family protein, translating to MRTERNLTRLDRVFARLDREPERPAGLDLPRMSRHRIVLFSATLAFYLAIVVAVLTTSWLVRFDWQVMFFRPYQQWPEIHAFLDYWVVLGQRGPTAVMVAAWLGWRSWRQHTIRPLLTFGAALLLLNVTVGAAKIGMGRLGPHYATTIGANEMWLGGDIFPSGHTANAVVTWGILAYMASTPRTRRYLSALSAVVSLSVGLTTVYLGTHWLSDVFLGWAAGLLVLLALPWVEPLINRVEGWIFSLRDLWRARRAGLAAPVAPAPARVPQPTPAPADEPPLREPVGAARPARAPAYLAPGPHTPRSERSPVTPAGSRRPPHSERASRAATSPRPVAGG from the coding sequence GTGCGTACCGAACGAAACCTCACCCGTCTGGACCGGGTCTTCGCCCGTCTCGACCGGGAGCCGGAACGACCTGCCGGCCTTGATCTGCCGAGGATGAGCAGACACAGGATCGTGCTCTTCAGCGCGACCCTGGCCTTCTACCTCGCCATCGTGGTCGCCGTGCTGACCACGTCGTGGCTGGTGCGGTTCGACTGGCAGGTCATGTTCTTCAGGCCCTACCAGCAGTGGCCCGAGATCCACGCCTTCCTCGACTACTGGGTGGTGCTCGGCCAGCGCGGCCCGACCGCCGTGATGGTCGCGGCCTGGCTGGGCTGGCGCTCCTGGCGTCAGCACACGATCCGCCCGCTCCTGACGTTCGGCGCCGCCCTGCTGCTCCTCAACGTCACGGTCGGCGCCGCCAAGATCGGCATGGGCCGGCTCGGCCCGCACTACGCCACCACGATCGGCGCCAACGAGATGTGGCTCGGCGGCGATATATTCCCTTCGGGCCACACCGCCAACGCCGTCGTGACCTGGGGAATCCTGGCCTACATGGCCTCCACCCCGCGCACCCGCCGCTACCTCTCGGCGCTCTCCGCGGTGGTCTCCCTCAGCGTCGGCCTGACCACCGTGTACCTCGGCACCCACTGGCTGAGCGACGTCTTCCTCGGCTGGGCCGCCGGCCTGCTCGTCCTGCTCGCCCTGCCCTGGGTGGAGCCGCTCATCAACCGCGTCGAGGGCTGGATCTTCAGCCTGCGGGACCTGTGGCGCGCCCGTCGCGCCGGCCTCGCGGCCCCGGTCGCCCCGGCTCCGGCGAGGGTGCCGCAGCCCACCCCCGCACCGGCCGACGAGCCCCCGCTGCGCGAGCCGGTCGGCGCCGCCCGCCCCGCCCGCGCCCCGGCCTACCTCGCGCCGGGCCCGCACACACCGCGCTCCGAGCGCAGCCCGGTCACCCCTGCGGGCAGCCGCCGCCCGCCGCACTCCGAGCGCGCCTCACGCGCCGCCACGTCGCCGCGGCCGGTGGCGGGCGGCTAG
- a CDS encoding DUF5685 family protein, producing MFGIVRPCSHRLGEGLKTQWMAHLCGLCLALRGDHGQFARVVTNYDGLIISVLTEAQGKQSTGWRRTAGPCPLRGMRTASVAQGEGARLAAAVSLVLASAKVRDHVVDGDGLLARRPVAAAARKVARSWDRAGARTGADVGFDTAVLLDAVERQVGIEGLAGPGTSLLTVTEPTETATAAAFAHTAVIAGRPGNAEPLAEAGRLFGRLAHLLDAVEDKEADAASGAWNPLTATGTGLVEARRLADDALHGIRLALRDAEFTDGKLAHVLLAHELGRSVDRAFGTDACGHTHEVTAHQGGSFGPPPSSPGQSGPYGQQGGPYGNSNPYGGGAPGGAGGPGGPSGPGGFGGGPSFEPQPPKPGKRGFWAGCAVAIGLCCTCKLCCADSYEGPWSRKKREGCCSNCGDSGCCSCCECCSCCDCGL from the coding sequence ATGTTCGGAATCGTCAGGCCCTGCAGCCATCGTCTCGGTGAGGGTCTCAAGACGCAATGGATGGCGCATCTGTGCGGTCTCTGCCTCGCCCTTCGCGGTGATCACGGGCAGTTCGCCCGCGTCGTGACCAACTACGACGGCCTGATCATCTCGGTTCTGACGGAGGCTCAGGGCAAGCAGTCCACCGGCTGGCGCCGCACCGCGGGGCCCTGTCCGCTGCGCGGCATGCGCACCGCTTCCGTCGCGCAGGGCGAGGGAGCACGGCTCGCCGCCGCGGTCTCGCTGGTGCTCGCGTCGGCGAAGGTACGCGACCACGTCGTCGACGGGGACGGCCTCTTGGCGCGCAGGCCGGTGGCCGCCGCGGCCCGGAAGGTCGCACGGAGCTGGGACCGGGCGGGTGCCCGCACCGGCGCCGACGTGGGCTTCGACACGGCGGTCCTGCTCGACGCCGTCGAACGGCAGGTCGGCATCGAGGGCTTGGCGGGCCCCGGCACCTCCCTGCTCACGGTCACCGAGCCCACCGAGACGGCGACCGCCGCGGCCTTCGCGCACACCGCCGTCATCGCGGGCAGGCCGGGCAACGCCGAACCGCTCGCCGAGGCCGGGCGGCTCTTCGGCAGGCTCGCGCATCTCCTGGATGCCGTGGAGGACAAGGAAGCTGACGCCGCGTCGGGTGCGTGGAACCCCCTGACGGCCACGGGCACCGGCCTCGTAGAGGCGCGGCGCCTCGCCGACGACGCCCTGCACGGCATACGGCTCGCGCTGCGCGACGCCGAATTCACCGACGGCAAGCTGGCGCATGTGCTGCTCGCGCACGAGCTGGGGCGCTCGGTGGACCGGGCCTTCGGGACCGACGCGTGCGGACACACACATGAGGTGACGGCCCATCAAGGCGGTTCTTTCGGACCGCCGCCGTCATCCCCGGGGCAGAGTGGGCCATACGGACAGCAGGGCGGGCCGTACGGAAACAGCAACCCCTACGGAGGCGGGGCGCCGGGAGGTGCCGGTGGTCCCGGTGGTCCCAGTGGTCCCGGCGGCTTCGGTGGTGGGCCCTCGTTCGAGCCGCAGCCGCCGAAGCCGGGCAAGCGGGGCTTCTGGGCGGGGTGCGCGGTCGCCATCGGCCTCTGCTGCACCTGCAAGCTGTGCTGCGCCGATTCTTACGAGGGCCCCTGGTCCCGCAAGAAGCGGGAGGGCTGTTGCAGCAATTGTGGTGACAGCGGGTGTTGCTCGTGTTGCGAGTGCTGCTCTTGTTGTGACTGCGGGCTTTAG
- a CDS encoding cell division protein SepF, which translates to MGSVRKASAWLGLVDDNNNDERYYDGYDDDGAEGPGEAWVTDPRVRVVAEAAEEEGRRIGTVTPDSFRDARGIGELFRDGVPVIINLTSMEPGDAKRVVDFAAGLTFGLRGSIERVATRVFLLTPADTHIVNGEATSRPTDGFFNQS; encoded by the coding sequence ATGGGATCGGTGCGCAAGGCGAGTGCCTGGCTTGGCCTCGTCGACGACAACAACAATGACGAGCGTTACTACGACGGCTACGACGACGACGGGGCCGAGGGGCCCGGCGAAGCCTGGGTGACCGACCCGCGGGTGCGGGTGGTGGCCGAGGCCGCCGAGGAGGAAGGGCGCCGGATCGGGACCGTGACCCCGGACAGTTTCCGGGACGCGCGCGGCATCGGCGAGCTCTTCCGGGACGGTGTCCCGGTCATCATCAACCTCACGTCGATGGAGCCCGGCGACGCCAAGCGCGTCGTGGACTTCGCGGCGGGCCTCACCTTCGGTCTGCGCGGTTCCATCGAGCGCGTGGCGACGCGGGTCTTCCTGCTCACCCCCGCCGACACGCACATCGTCAACGGGGAGGCCACCAGCCGTCCGACGGACGGTTTCTTCAACCAGAGCTAG
- a CDS encoding ABC transporter substrate-binding protein, translating into MSKPAHSRAPHPRAPHPRRIQAAFALITAATLTLTACGSGGTADTAGGAAPAGRSDKIPTRDVVSPVKKNAAAAKLLPADVRERGTLSLATAVGGSPPGNTYLEDGRTIVGQDADFAEAVAKALGLKLQREAASFEAILPALDSGKYDLGTGNFGVTEERRRTIDFVTYINDGQGFAVRDDSELKKVTDFRQLCGLNVATGAGTTFEVTLENNKHVCEDAGEKPYSVKTYAEQGAIWGSLQLGRSDVVMSTINGLRYAVAHQEGLKFLGEYHRLDVGFAFKKGTRLAPAFRAAVNGLIEDGTYDRILKKWDTQGSAIEESQISPPEIKD; encoded by the coding sequence ATGAGCAAGCCCGCGCATTCCCGCGCCCCGCATCCCCGCGCCCCGCATCCCCGTCGTATCCAGGCGGCCTTCGCCCTGATCACCGCCGCCACACTCACGCTCACCGCCTGCGGTTCCGGCGGCACCGCAGACACCGCGGGTGGCGCGGCACCCGCTGGCAGGAGCGACAAGATCCCCACGCGGGACGTGGTCTCCCCGGTCAAGAAGAACGCGGCGGCCGCGAAGCTCCTGCCGGCGGACGTACGCGAGCGGGGCACCCTGAGTCTCGCGACCGCCGTCGGCGGAAGTCCGCCCGGCAACACGTATCTGGAGGACGGCAGGACAATCGTCGGCCAGGACGCCGACTTCGCGGAGGCCGTGGCCAAGGCGCTCGGCCTGAAGCTGCAGCGCGAGGCCGCGAGCTTCGAGGCGATCCTGCCCGCGCTGGACAGCGGGAAGTACGACCTGGGCACCGGCAACTTCGGCGTGACCGAGGAGCGGCGCAGGACCATCGACTTCGTCACGTACATCAACGACGGCCAGGGCTTCGCCGTCCGCGACGACAGCGAGCTGAAGAAGGTCACCGACTTCAGGCAGCTGTGCGGCCTGAACGTGGCGACCGGCGCCGGCACCACCTTCGAGGTCACGCTGGAGAACAACAAGCACGTGTGCGAGGACGCGGGCGAGAAGCCGTACAGCGTGAAGACGTACGCCGAGCAGGGCGCGATCTGGGGCTCGCTCCAGCTGGGCCGCAGCGATGTGGTGATGTCCACGATCAACGGCCTGCGCTACGCGGTCGCCCACCAGGAGGGCCTGAAGTTCCTCGGCGAGTACCACCGTCTCGACGTCGGCTTCGCCTTCAAGAAGGGCACGAGGCTGGCGCCGGCTTTCCGGGCGGCGGTGAACGGGCTGATCGAGGACGGAACGTACGACCGCATCCTGAAGAAGTGGGACACGCAGGGCTCAGCGATCGAGGAGTCCCAGATCTCACCTCCGGAGATCAAGGACTGA
- a CDS encoding I78 family peptidase inhibitor gives MAPIPTPPAEPQDTLDAYVGLPAEGAEQQARERGWSTVRSLPPGAIITMEYLAGRLNFEVKEGVVIRCWKG, from the coding sequence ATGGCACCTATTCCGACCCCTCCCGCCGAACCCCAGGACACCTTGGACGCCTACGTCGGCCTCCCGGCCGAGGGCGCCGAGCAGCAGGCCCGCGAGCGCGGCTGGTCCACCGTCAGGTCATTGCCGCCGGGCGCGATCATCACCATGGAGTACCTCGCGGGGCGGCTCAACTTCGAGGTCAAGGAAGGCGTCGTGATCCGCTGCTGGAAGGGCTGA
- a CDS encoding glycosyltransferase family 39 protein: protein MTDLDQRLPPPSYGARASAALRRAAPALLAYAGVRALGVAVLAVWSAAAGKSPHTLLTARWDSLWYTRVAEHGYGWEVTLPDGSVHSNLAFFPLLPWLERLVSAVSPLSYADAGLVVSWLASLCAAGGIFAIADHLYGRRTGICAVALWAVLPVGIVQSMAYSESLFTALAAWSLYAVLTGRWVWAGVLASFAGLTRPVGAAVVAALWVTAAVHVRRERTADRRMILGVVLAPLGAAGYVLWVGHRTGDGLLGYLDVQAGWGNGFDFGYAFARFIGEKFTAFPAALAGAGLIVGVALVVWLYVIGVREKQPLPLLVYCGIVVALALCAAGYFGSKPRLLLPAFPLLLPLAVGLARMRTSRSALVLGGVAAASAVYGAFWLNGSGPP from the coding sequence GTGACCGACCTGGACCAACGCCTGCCCCCGCCGTCGTACGGCGCCCGTGCGAGCGCCGCGCTGCGCCGTGCGGCGCCCGCGCTTCTCGCCTACGCGGGGGTGCGCGCCCTGGGGGTCGCGGTGCTCGCGGTGTGGAGCGCGGCGGCGGGCAAGAGCCCGCACACCCTCCTCACCGCCCGCTGGGACTCCCTCTGGTACACCCGCGTCGCCGAGCACGGCTACGGCTGGGAGGTGACGCTGCCGGACGGCAGCGTCCACTCGAACCTCGCGTTCTTCCCGCTGCTGCCCTGGCTGGAGCGCCTCGTCTCGGCGGTCAGCCCCTTGTCGTACGCCGATGCCGGCCTGGTGGTGAGCTGGCTCGCCTCGCTCTGCGCGGCCGGGGGGATCTTCGCGATCGCCGATCACCTCTACGGGCGTCGGACGGGGATCTGCGCGGTCGCGCTGTGGGCGGTCCTGCCTGTGGGGATCGTGCAGTCGATGGCGTACAGCGAGTCCCTCTTCACGGCGCTCGCGGCCTGGTCGCTGTACGCGGTGCTCACCGGCCGCTGGGTGTGGGCGGGCGTGCTCGCCTCCTTCGCGGGACTGACCCGGCCCGTGGGCGCCGCGGTCGTGGCGGCGCTCTGGGTGACGGCGGCCGTCCACGTCCGCCGGGAGCGCACGGCGGACCGGCGCATGATCCTCGGGGTGGTCCTCGCCCCGCTCGGCGCCGCGGGTTACGTCCTGTGGGTCGGCCACCGCACGGGTGACGGCCTCCTCGGCTATCTCGACGTCCAGGCCGGCTGGGGCAACGGCTTCGACTTCGGATACGCCTTCGCCCGCTTCATCGGCGAAAAGTTCACCGCTTTCCCCGCGGCCCTCGCGGGGGCCGGCCTGATCGTCGGGGTCGCCCTGGTGGTCTGGCTGTACGTCATCGGCGTACGCGAGAAGCAGCCGCTGCCGCTCCTCGTCTACTGCGGGATCGTCGTGGCGCTCGCCCTGTGCGCCGCGGGCTATTTCGGCTCGAAGCCGCGCCTCCTGCTGCCCGCCTTCCCGCTGCTCCTGCCCCTCGCGGTGGGGCTCGCCAGGATGCGTACGTCCAGGTCGGCGCTGGTGCTCGGGGGTGTGGCGGCCGCGAGCGCGGTGTACGGGGCGTTCTGGCTGAACGGCTCAGGTCCGCCATGA
- a CDS encoding amino acid ABC transporter permease gives MSSDTLAKAATAPPHDPPPDVPRIVPQRRAGQWVAAAAVLVLLALALNSVVRNDAFQWAVVGDYFTSASVLRGLWLTLWLTAVVMALGFALGAVLALGRLSSNPVLRAVSWGYVWLFRSMPILVQLLFWFNIGALYPYLFGVKTVNLLGPVTIAVIGLTLHEAAYAAEVVRGGILSVDRGQIEAAQALGLSRWRRWRRIVLPQAMRSIVPPAGNMLIGTLKGTSIVSVIAVQDLLYSVQLVYHRTYQVIPLLLVATLWYVVITSLLSVGQYYVERHYARGSERAR, from the coding sequence ATGTCTTCCGACACGCTCGCCAAAGCCGCGACCGCCCCTCCCCATGACCCACCACCCGATGTACCGCGCATCGTGCCGCAACGCCGCGCCGGGCAGTGGGTGGCCGCCGCCGCGGTCCTCGTGCTCCTCGCGCTCGCCCTCAACTCGGTCGTCCGCAACGACGCGTTCCAGTGGGCCGTGGTCGGCGACTACTTCACCTCCGCGTCCGTGCTGCGCGGACTGTGGCTCACGCTCTGGCTGACCGCCGTCGTCATGGCGCTCGGCTTCGCGCTCGGCGCGGTGCTCGCCCTGGGGCGACTCTCGTCCAACCCCGTGCTGCGTGCGGTCAGTTGGGGCTATGTGTGGCTCTTCAGGTCGATGCCGATCCTGGTGCAGCTGCTGTTCTGGTTCAACATCGGGGCGCTGTATCCGTACCTCTTCGGCGTGAAGACGGTGAACCTCCTCGGGCCCGTCACCATCGCCGTCATCGGGCTCACCCTGCACGAGGCCGCGTACGCCGCCGAGGTGGTGCGCGGCGGCATCCTCTCCGTCGACCGCGGGCAGATCGAGGCCGCGCAGGCGCTCGGGCTCAGCCGGTGGCGCAGATGGCGGCGGATCGTCCTTCCGCAGGCGATGCGCTCCATCGTGCCGCCCGCCGGGAACATGCTGATCGGCACGCTCAAGGGCACGTCGATCGTCAGCGTGATCGCGGTGCAGGATCTCCTGTACTCCGTGCAGCTGGTCTACCACCGCACCTACCAGGTCATCCCGCTGCTCCTGGTCGCCACCCTCTGGTACGTCGTGATCACCTCGCTCCTCAGCGTCGGCCAGTACTACGTGGAGCGGCACTACGCGCGCGGTTCGGAGCGCGCCCGATGA